The Rhizobium leguminosarum DNA segment CTCGTTGCGCTGATGATCGGCGCCGAGGAAGACATGGTCGTGTTCAAAGGTATTCATTGCAGCTTTCCCGATTCCGGCACTCATTACAGGCTCCTTCGTCACGGCAATCAGCGGATATAGGTTCGCAAGACTTCCGATATTTCCTCGACCGCCTCGGCCCTTGACGCGTCGTCGGCGGCATTCAGCACATGTTCGCGCAGGTGATCGTCCAAAACCTCACCGGTCAGCCCGGTCAGGGCGCCGCGGACGGAGGCAAGCAGCTGCAGGATCTCGCCGCAGGGGCGCTCGGCCTCGAGCGCCCGCTCAACCGCCTCCATCTGCCCCTTCAGGCGGCTGACACGGGCGACGAGCTTCTTTTTCTGCAGGGTGGTATGGGCCATGATCAGCTCTCGTATAGTGTAGGGGGGTATACTATCAAGGGCGCCGACCGATATCAAGGCTGATGGCGTGTTTCAGCGTCCGGCTCCGACGCCATTGACAAACGCCGCGTTTCCGACGATTGATGCTCCATGATCAAAAACGCGCACCAGAACCGCTCGTATTTTTGGCTGTACCTGTAAAGGGCGGCCGGACAAGATCATATTGTCAACAAGCCGCCGTCAGGCGGCTTTGTTGTATCGGCAGCGTCCTGACGGCAGACTATCAAAGGACGCGAAGACCATGACCGAAATCGAAGACAGCGAAATTTCATTGATGCGCCCATCGGTGGTGACGATCCGCGCCGCCAAGCCGCGCGACCTGCCCGAACTCAACGCGATGATTGCCCTGCTTGCCGCCCATCACGGCGATGCGGCGGGAACAACGCCCGAGCAGTTGGAGCGCGACCTGTTCGGCCCGCTGCCGTGGATCACGGCGCTCGTTGCCGAAACCGACGAAGGGCTGATCGGCTACGCCATTCTGGTGCCGCTCTACAGAGCGCAAGAGGGAAAGCGCGGCATGGACCTGCACCATCTCTTCGTGCGCGACGGCCATCGCGGTCATGGCACCGGCCAGTTGCTCGTCGACCGAGCCCGCGAGACCGCGCGCAATGCCGGCTGCGGCTACCTCTCCGTGAGCGCCGCGACCGGAAACGTGCTGGCGCACCGCTTCTACGAACAGATGGATTTCACCCCGCGTCCGGTGACCGGCATGCGCTATATGCAGTCGATCGCTTGAGCTGCGGGCTCTTTCGCATGTCGTTGCCGCAAAACCGCTGCACACTTTTGCGCGACATGCCTCAACGGCTCGGCACAGCCTTCAGATAGGCGGCGATCGCCTCGCGGTCGGCGGCCAGCAGACGGGCGATGTTCTGCTGCACCTCGACCATCGAGCCGCCGGCTGTGTCGAAATCTGGCGTGAAGCCGGTTTCGAGGTAGCTGGCGATATCGGCCTCGCTCCAGCCGCCGATGCTCTTGGAGGCCGGGGTGATATCGGGTATGCGCCCCTTGCCTTCCGGATTGGGGGCGCCGGCGAGCCACTGATCTGCCTGGAAACCGCCGAGCGCATCGCGCGGCGTATGGCATTCGCCGCAATGGCCGGGACCTTCGACGAGATATTGGCCGCGCTTGATCTTGTCGTCGCTCTTTGCCAGTGCGACGCGCTGCTGGTCGTTGAAATAGAGAAATTTCCAGCCGCCGAGCGCCAGCCGGATATTGAACGGGAACGGCAGCTCATGCGGGGCCGCTACGTTTGCGCTCTTCGGCAGGCTTTTCAGGAAGGCGAAGAGATCGTTGACGTCCTTGTCGCTCATGCGGGAATAGGAGCCATAGGGAAAGGACGGATAAAGGTGCTGGCCATCAGGGCCGACGCCGCGCTTCATCGCGTTGCCGAAATCGGCGAGCGTCCAGGCGCCGATGCCAGCCTTTTCATCGGGCGAGATATTCGGCACGTGGAAGGTGCCGAAAGGGCTCTTCAGCGCCAGGCCGCCTGACAGCGTCAGTCTGGCATCGCCCTCGGAGCCGGGGGCTGAATGACAGCTGACGCAGCCGCCGGCCCAGAACACCATCTGGCCGTTGGCCGGATCCGGGGCGCCGAGACCCGCCCAATGGCTTTCCGGCAGCGGATCGGGCGCGGTCACGAGATAGAAGGCGCCCCCGCCGAGCACGGCGACACCGATCAGACAGAGCAGTAACCGGATGAACCTGCGGATCATGCCCCGCCTCCCCTTTTGCCGCGATTTTCCCGGGCCGAACGATTCTGCCACCAGCCCCGCCCGGGCGGAGAATAAGGTGATCCGCGCCGGCGGCAAGGCCGGCGCGGATCGGTGTCTTTGCCTGCGCAATTCCGGACGCAAAACCGCTGTACACTTTTGCTGGAATTGCTCTTGATCAAAACGACCTATCGCTCACTTCTTGAGGCGATAGGCCTTGTGACAGCCGCCGCAACTGGCGCCGAGCGTGTCGACCGTGGCGCCGACAGCCGCTTCATCGGCCGGAAGCTGGGCGAGCGCGGTCTCGGCATCGGCGGAGAGCTTCGCGGCGCGCGCCTTGAAATCATCCATGTTTTCCCAGATTTTCGGGCTCGCTTCTTCGTCGCCCGTTTCCGTGCCCGGCTTGAACTGATCGGGAAAAACCTTGGCCGTTGCGGCAATCGTCGTCAGCGCCGCCTTCACCGCCTCGGCGTCATAGGGCTTGGTGCCCTTGGCGATGGCTCCCAAGACGCCTGCCGCCCCGCCGACCTGCTTCATCAGGGCAATGCGCGAATCATGGGTGCCGTCGGCGGCGGTCACCGAACCGAAGGCTATTCCTGCCATCGCTGCGGCGGCAGCTACTGCTTTCCAATTCATATTTCCTCTCCAATTTTCTGAAGGCCAAGGCGGCCGATGGCCAATCTGCACCGGGAGCATGACAAAATCCATGCGTCCGGGCGGTCACGTTTTGCCGGATCATCATAAAAACAATGTGATACGCAGCTGAAAGCTCTTTGCTTTTCTGCAGTCGTTATCCCGGAACCGCTGCACACTTCCGGGCGACATGCAGACTCAGGCGCTTTTCCACCCCTGCCAGAGGCTGAGCGCGGAGACTGCAACCAGCAGCAGTCCGGCGAAGCGGCCGACGAAGGCCGTGGCATCGGGGTTTGCGACGAGCAGGTCGCGGCTGCGGCCGGCCGTCATCGCCAGTGTGCCGTAGATGGCGAACTGGGTGGCAACCGTCATGGCGCCCATAATCAGCCCCTGCATCCAGACCGGGCCATATTCCGGCTTCAGGAACTGCGGATAGACCGCGAACATGAAAATATAGGCCTTGGGATTGACGAGACAGGTCACGGCCCCCTGGCGGAAAGCCCGCCAGCCGGAACGCGCCATTCCCGGCCCGACTGCGTCGACGGTGATCGAACTGCGGATCAGCGAAATGCCGATCCAGACCATGTAGGCGACGCCGGCAACGAGCAGCAGGTTGAAAAGCTGTGGCAGCATGGTGACGAGCAGGCCGACGCCGGCCGCGCCATAGGCCGAATGCACCACACCGCCGGCCATGATGCCGCCGGTCGCCGCCAGCCCACGCCTGACGCCGCCGGTCAGCGAATTGGCGAGCACGAACAGCATATCCATGCCCGGCACGATGATGATGCCGAAGAGAAGGATGAAGAAGAGCCAGAGGTTTTCGTGGTAGTTCATGTCAGTTACCGCCTTAAGTTTTACGGGCCGCCTTCAGAGACCCTGATTGATTTCAATCTGATAGGCGGCTCTATACGGGAACCCAACTGACAGTGTATTGTCAGGAGTGTAAGAGATGGGAGGGGCAAAATGCGCAAGGCCTCACGGCTTTTCGAGATCATTCAGATCCTCAGGCTTGCCAGAAAGCCGATGACGGCGGCGGTGATGGCCGAGACGCTTGAGGTGACCGTGCGCTCGATCTATCGCGACATCGCAGCCCTTCAGGCGATGCGGGTGCCGATCGAGGGCGGGCGCGGCATCGGCTACATCATGCGGCCGGGCTTCGACCTGCCGCCGCTGATGTTCTCGATCGAGGAAATGGAGGCGATCGTGTTGTCGCTGGCGCTGCTCGAACGGACGGCCGACGAGGAGCTGAAGCAGGCGGCGCGCCGGGTCAACCGGAAGATATCAGGCGCCGTGCCGGCACCGCTGCGCCAGGCGATGGACAGCAAGGCGCTCTATGCCTGGGGCTCGATCGCGCAGCCGGCGGGCTTCGATCTTGCGATCGTGCGCCGGGCGATCCGTGACGAGCGCAAACTGATGCTCGGCTACCGCGACGAGTTCGGCCGCGCGACGGAGCGGGCGATCCGGCCGATCGCGCTGATCTATTATTCGCAGACCGCCAATATCGTCGCCTGGTGCGAGCTGCGCCAGGCGATCCGCAATTTCCGCTGCGACCGGGTGGAACACTGCACGGCGCGTGACGAGTTCTTCAAGGGCGACGGCGACAGGTTGCGGGAGTTGTGGACCAGTGGCTGGACGGAGAAGGCTGTGCCTGCGTGACAAATGTGAAATAGGTACCATGGGAGATCGCCGCCGCCCCTCATCCGGCTGCCGCCACCTTCTCCCCGCACGCGGGGCGAAGGGAATATGCCGCAACCTCTCCGGCCCTCGCCAACGTCTCGCAGGGCACGTCCCCTCTCCCCGTCAGAACGGGGAGAGGGTTAGGGTGAGGGGTACCCATCCGCACGAACCGGGCGCACGAACTGTCCCAGCCTAATAAACCAGCGTCCGGCTCTCTTCGCGGCCGAAGCCGCGGATTTCGATTCGGTCGGGGTGGAGCTCGACGATCGCGAAGGCGTTTTCGGTCTCGGTGTCGACCACGCCCTTGAAATTGACGAAGTGGCAGGCGCCGACCTTGCCGTAATTGCCGGCGTGGTTATGGCCGTTCAAATAGGCGACGACGTTGTCGTGCGCGGCGAGCAGCGCGACAATGTGGTCGCAGTCCCACATATCGTGCTCGCCGGCGGGATAGACCGGATAGTGGTTCATGACGATCACCTTCTCGCCGGCCGCGGCAGCGCTTGCGATCTCATCGCCGAGCCAGGCGAACTGCTCGTCGCTCAGCGCGCCGTTCCACGGATGGGCGTTTCTTTCGCCCCTCGCCCGCAGTTCCGCCAACATCTTTGCCGCCAGCGCCCGATGCGGATGGCCTTCGGGCGGCGCGAAGGTGCTGACCTCGTTGCCGTCGAGCACGATGAAACGCCAGCCGTGGCGCGAAAAGCTGTAATAGGGCGACGGCATGCCGAGACGGGTGGAGATCTCGGAGAGATGCTCCGAGGAGACCGAGAAATCGTGATTGCCGAGCAGGAAGAGTGCCTCATGCCTCAGCTTCCCGTAGACCGGCAGGATATCGTCGAAGCTTGGGAAGCTGCGGTCGATGACATCGCCGAGCGTCATGACGAAGCTCAACTCTTCGCCATTGAAGACCTCGATCGCCTCGGCGACTTTGGCAAGGCTGTTGGCGTAATAGCGGTCCATGGCCGCATGCGGGGCGATTGCCGCATATTGCGGGTCGGCGATGATGCCGAAGCAGAACGGGGGAAGAGCAGAAGAAGACATGGGGCGTGATTAGGAGCGGCCGATGACAGGGATGTGACGGCTTGTCTTTCAAAACGAAACACCCGGCGTTTGAGGCGCCGGGTGCCAAGTTCGAAGAGGCTGATTGACATCGCCGCCCGTGGGCTGCGAGTCCGGGACCGCTTACTTCGTGGCTTCTTCGTAGCGTTCCAGGACGTAGTCCCAGTTGATCAGGCTATCGACGAAGGCGTCGAGATACTTCGGGCGGGCGTTGCGATAGTCGATGTAGTAGGAGTGTTCCCAGACGTCGACGCCGAGGATTGGGCTGGCGCCGTGAACCAGCGGGTTTTCGCCGTTCGGGGTCTTGGAGATTTCGAGCTTGCCGTTCTTGACGGAAACCCAGGCCCAGCCGGAGCCGAACTGGGTGGCGCCGGCAGTGGCGAAATCGGCCTTGAACTTGTCATAGCCGCCGAGATCGGACGTAAAGGCCGCTTCGAGCTTGCCCGGCAGCTTGTTGCCGCCGCCGCCCTTCTTCATCCACTTCCAGAAATGGATGTGGTTGTAGTGCTGGGCAGCGTTGTTGAAGAGGCCGGCATTGGTGCCGAACGACTTCTTCACGACGTCTTCGAGCGAGAGATTCGAAAGACCAGCTTCGGCGGCAAGCTTGTTGCCGTTGTCGACATAGGCCTTATGGTGCTTGTCGTGGTGAAACTCCAGCGTTTCCTTCGACATGAAGGGAGCAAGCGCTTCGTAATCATAGGGAAGTTCAGGCAATTCGAAAGCCATATCAGATCTCCTCTTGCAATGGATTGCGTCATCGGCAGGTGAGGCGGAACATAGGAGGGGAAAGGGGGAGAGGCAACCGGCGAAATATCAAAAAACGTTCCGTCGGAGGAAAATTTGCCTCAGTTGCCGGGCTGGAATCGTGCCTGCAAATTGCCCGGGATGCCCGCCTCGAAACCGCTTCCCGCGATAGACATCAACGGAGACCCGATATGAACAGGAATATAATCCCGCTGCTGGCCATGGCCACGTTTCCCTTGCTGTCGGCTGCGGCGTACGCCTCCTCGGATGAGGCCTGGAAACAGATGGCAGCAGATGTGGAGGCCAAGTGCAAGAAGGCGGCTGTCGCCATTGACAATCCGAATGCCGCCGTTGATCCCTTCGGCACTTCACATTACGGGCTTGCCCTGCTGACGGGGAAACCGAAGGGCGCCAAGGGGCTGATCGTCCAGATCTGCGTCTACGACAAGCAAAAGAAAACCGTCGAGATCGGCAGCGAGCTGGACGCCAAAAAACTTGGGCTCATGCCGGCAAAATAGGCGGCCGCGGGGCCGCCTGCCAGGCGGCTCTGTGCCTTCGGTCACATTCGCAAGGGAACCGGAGCCCACTCTCAGGAGTTGAAGGGCTGGAAATGGAGCGCCGCGCGTCCGAAAGGGCGCGCTAAGACGCTCTGTCACTTTGAGTTGGGGCATAATCCTTTCCGAAAATCGTCTCCGATTTCCGGGGTTATGCGCGGAGAGGTGCGGCATGTCAGAGCTTCGCAGCAGCGCTGAAGATCAACAGAAAATCTATCAACGCTGGGCACCGGTCTATGACCGCGTCTATCGCGGCCTTCTCCGTGATGGCCACCGCAAGCTGGCGGCACTTGCCGCCGCGGTCGGCACCGATATTCTGGAAATCGGCGTCGGCACCGGCCTGACGCTCGGGCACTATCCCAGCCGCTGCCGGGTGACCGGCATCGACATTTCCGAACACATGATCGCCCGGGCCCGCGAAAAGGCGAAACGCGAGGATCTGCAGCACGTCCAGGCGCTCGATGTGATTGATGCGCATGCGCTGAGCTTTGCCGACCGGTCTTTCGATGCGGTTTGCCTGCCCTTCGTCATCACCCTGATCCCCGAGCCCGAGCGAGCGCTCGACGAATGCGCCAGGGTGCTGCGGCCGGGCGGCGAAATCATCCTGGCCAGCAAGCTTGGCGACGGCACCGGTTTGCAGGGCGCGATCGAGGCGGCGGTGGCGCCGCTGGTGCGTCACATCGGCTGGTCCTCCGCCTTCCGGCTCCATCGCATCCTTGCCTGGGCCGAGCGGCGTGGCGATTTCTCCGCCGTCGAAATCCTGCCGGTCTTTCCGAACGGATTCTTCAAGATCGTCCGGCTGAAACAGCGCGGACTTTCCGCCTGAATTAAAAATTTCTCCGCATCGCGGATTCTGATGCTACCGTTCGTCTGAGGGGACCGCATGACATCGGATATCTTCTTCTTCATCGTGGTGGGCTTCTGCGCGCAGATCGTCGACGGCGCACTCGGCATGGCCTTCGGCGTGCTGTCGACGACGAGCCTTCTGGCCTTCGGCGTGCCGGCGGTCAATGCCAGCGCCATGACGCATGTGGCGGAAATGTTCACCACGGCCGCGTCGGGCATTTCGCATGCCTATCATCGCAATGTCGACTGGCGTCTGGTGGCGCGGCTGGCACCGGCCGGCATGATCGGCGGCGCAATCGGCGCCTATCTGCTGGCCAATATCGACGGCAAGGTGATCGCGCCCTTCGTGTCGGCCTATCTGATCGCGATCGGCCTGTTGATCCTCTACAAGGCTTTTCAGCCACCGGCGAAGCGCGAGGTGCGCGACTGGGCGGTGCCGCCCGTCGGGTTTTGCGGCGGCGTGCTCGATGCGATCGGCGGCGGCGGATGGGGACCTGTCGTCACCAGCACGCTGATCGGGCGCGGCCACGACCTGAAACGGGTGATCGGCTCGACCAATTTCACCGAATTCGCGGTGACGCTGACGATTTCGCTGACCTTCATCCTGACGCTCGGCTGGTCGGAACTCAATTCGGCGATCGGCCTGATCATCGGCGGCGTCATTGCCGCCCCCTTTGGCGCCATCCTCGTCAAGCGGCTGCCGGTGCGGCCGTTGATGGTGGCGGTCTCGATGGTCATCATCGTCACCTCGGCAATCCGGATCCTGTAAACCGCACCAGCCGCGATCAGAGATTGCGGCCGAAATACACTTCCACGGAGGCGATCTTGTCGCCGCGGAAATGAAGGCTTTCGATGTTGCTAAAGCTGCCGCCGTCGAGTTTTTCGGCACGGTAGCGAACAACCGCCTCGTCGCCGTCGACCGCCAGGAACTCGATGTGGATAGCGCGGAAGAACGGCTCCTTCGGCCAGCAGCGCTCGAAATACGTGGCCCGGTCGATATGATCGTCACGCGGACTGGAGAAGGTGAAATCCTCCGTCAGCATGGCGCCGACTTTATCCTTGCGGTCTTCGAGATAGGCGGCGTAGAGATCGCGGACTGTCTGTTGCCTCGTGCGCATGTCGTTCATGGCAATATCCTCCGATTATCCGATTGCATTATGCAATCAGTTATATCTAACACTTTTATCCGAGATGATCCAGATTGCCGCGCAACTGCGCCTTCACGATCGACGCCGAGG contains these protein-coding regions:
- a CDS encoding metallophosphoesterase, with the protein product MSSSALPPFCFGIIADPQYAAIAPHAAMDRYYANSLAKVAEAIEVFNGEELSFVMTLGDVIDRSFPSFDDILPVYGKLRHEALFLLGNHDFSVSSEHLSEISTRLGMPSPYYSFSRHGWRFIVLDGNEVSTFAPPEGHPHRALAAKMLAELRARGERNAHPWNGALSDEQFAWLGDEIASAAAAGEKVIVMNHYPVYPAGEHDMWDCDHIVALLAAHDNVVAYLNGHNHAGNYGKVGACHFVNFKGVVDTETENAFAIVELHPDRIEIRGFGREESRTLVY
- a CDS encoding class I SAM-dependent methyltransferase is translated as MSELRSSAEDQQKIYQRWAPVYDRVYRGLLRDGHRKLAALAAAVGTDILEIGVGTGLTLGHYPSRCRVTGIDISEHMIARAREKAKREDLQHVQALDVIDAHALSFADRSFDAVCLPFVITLIPEPERALDECARVLRPGGEIILASKLGDGTGLQGAIEAAVAPLVRHIGWSSAFRLHRILAWAERRGDFSAVEILPVFPNGFFKIVRLKQRGLSA
- the dmeR gene encoding Ni(II)/Co(II)-sensing transcriptional repressor DmeR; the protein is MAHTTLQKKKLVARVSRLKGQMEAVERALEAERPCGEILQLLASVRGALTGLTGEVLDDHLREHVLNAADDASRAEAVEEISEVLRTYIR
- a CDS encoding nuclear transport factor 2 family protein translates to MNDMRTRQQTVRDLYAAYLEDRKDKVGAMLTEDFTFSSPRDDHIDRATYFERCWPKEPFFRAIHIEFLAVDGDEAVVRYRAEKLDGGSFSNIESLHFRGDKIASVEVYFGRNL
- a CDS encoding c-type cytochrome, translated to MNWKAVAAAAAMAGIAFGSVTAADGTHDSRIALMKQVGGAAGVLGAIAKGTKPYDAEAVKAALTTIAATAKVFPDQFKPGTETGDEEASPKIWENMDDFKARAAKLSADAETALAQLPADEAAVGATVDTLGASCGGCHKAYRLKK
- a CDS encoding helix-turn-helix transcriptional regulator, which translates into the protein MRKASRLFEIIQILRLARKPMTAAVMAETLEVTVRSIYRDIAALQAMRVPIEGGRGIGYIMRPGFDLPPLMFSIEEMEAIVLSLALLERTADEELKQAARRVNRKISGAVPAPLRQAMDSKALYAWGSIAQPAGFDLAIVRRAIRDERKLMLGYRDEFGRATERAIRPIALIYYSQTANIVAWCELRQAIRNFRCDRVEHCTARDEFFKGDGDRLRELWTSGWTEKAVPA
- a CDS encoding cytochrome c, which produces MIRRFIRLLLCLIGVAVLGGGAFYLVTAPDPLPESHWAGLGAPDPANGQMVFWAGGCVSCHSAPGSEGDARLTLSGGLALKSPFGTFHVPNISPDEKAGIGAWTLADFGNAMKRGVGPDGQHLYPSFPYGSYSRMSDKDVNDLFAFLKSLPKSANVAAPHELPFPFNIRLALGGWKFLYFNDQQRVALAKSDDKIKRGQYLVEGPGHCGECHTPRDALGGFQADQWLAGAPNPEGKGRIPDITPASKSIGGWSEADIASYLETGFTPDFDTAGGSMVEVQQNIARLLAADREAIAAYLKAVPSR
- a CDS encoding superoxide dismutase; the protein is MAFELPELPYDYEALAPFMSKETLEFHHDKHHKAYVDNGNKLAAEAGLSNLSLEDVVKKSFGTNAGLFNNAAQHYNHIHFWKWMKKGGGGNKLPGKLEAAFTSDLGGYDKFKADFATAGATQFGSGWAWVSVKNGKLEISKTPNGENPLVHGASPILGVDVWEHSYYIDYRNARPKYLDAFVDSLINWDYVLERYEEATK
- a CDS encoding GNAT family N-acetyltransferase — its product is MTEIEDSEISLMRPSVVTIRAAKPRDLPELNAMIALLAAHHGDAAGTTPEQLERDLFGPLPWITALVAETDEGLIGYAILVPLYRAQEGKRGMDLHHLFVRDGHRGHGTGQLLVDRARETARNAGCGYLSVSAATGNVLAHRFYEQMDFTPRPVTGMRYMQSIA
- a CDS encoding sulfite exporter TauE/SafE family protein, with amino-acid sequence MTSDIFFFIVVGFCAQIVDGALGMAFGVLSTTSLLAFGVPAVNASAMTHVAEMFTTAASGISHAYHRNVDWRLVARLAPAGMIGGAIGAYLLANIDGKVIAPFVSAYLIAIGLLILYKAFQPPAKREVRDWAVPPVGFCGGVLDAIGGGGWGPVVTSTLIGRGHDLKRVIGSTNFTEFAVTLTISLTFILTLGWSELNSAIGLIIGGVIAAPFGAILVKRLPVRPLMVAVSMVIIVTSAIRIL
- a CDS encoding LysE family translocator: MNYHENLWLFFILLFGIIIVPGMDMLFVLANSLTGGVRRGLAATGGIMAGGVVHSAYGAAGVGLLVTMLPQLFNLLLVAGVAYMVWIGISLIRSSITVDAVGPGMARSGWRAFRQGAVTCLVNPKAYIFMFAVYPQFLKPEYGPVWMQGLIMGAMTVATQFAIYGTLAMTAGRSRDLLVANPDATAFVGRFAGLLLVAVSALSLWQGWKSA